The Chitinophaga pinensis DSM 2588 region CTGCACGCTCCTTTGTTCCACCCTGCGTTGAAAAATGTGGCAGGTATCCGTCGTCAGCTGGGTATCCGTACGTTCTTTAATATGCTTGGTCCGCTGGTAAATCCGGCTTTTGCACAGCATCAGCTGATCGGCGTATATAGCCTGGAACTGGCAAGGGTATACAATTACCTGTTCCAGCAGACTGACAAGCAATATGCGATCGTTTATAGTCTGGACGGTTATGATGAGATATCCCTGACAGCAGATACACGTGTTATTACCAATGAAGGTGAAAGAGACTGGACGCCTGAGCAGTTGGGTAAACGCAAGGTATATCCTGAAGATATCTACGGTGGTAATACGGTGGAAGCAGCCTCCAAGATCTTTATGAAAATCCTGAAAGGGGAAGGTACATGGGCACAGAACTCTGTAGTAATGGCTAACGCCGCTATGGGACTGTACTGCATGAAAAAATATGATAACTACGCGGATTGTTTCCAGGCAGCTGTTGAGTCACTGGAATCAGGCGCAGCACACAACGCGTTTAAGAAGTTGATAAGCTTGCAATCATGAAAAATATCCTTACAGAAATAGTAGCCCATAAGCATGTGGAAGTGGCAGCCCGCAAACAACAGCGGAGTGTGGAAGAGCTGGAACAGGCATCCTGGTTTAAGTGCACCTCTTTGTCACTGGCGCAGTTTCTGCAGGAT contains the following coding sequences:
- the trpD gene encoding anthranilate phosphoribosyltransferase — encoded protein: MKKILNYLFEHKTFTREAAKEILISISKGMYNESELAAFMTVFLMRSITVEELLGFRDALLELCIPVNLNGYEVLDIVGTGGDGKNTFNVSTLSCFIVAGAGGKVAKHGNYGVSSISGASNLMESAGYKFKNDDARLREELEEAGVCFLHAPLFHPALKNVAGIRRQLGIRTFFNMLGPLVNPAFAQHQLIGVYSLELARVYNYLFQQTDKQYAIVYSLDGYDEISLTADTRVITNEGERDWTPEQLGKRKVYPEDIYGGNTVEAASKIFMKILKGEGTWAQNSVVMANAAMGLYCMKKYDNYADCFQAAVESLESGAAHNAFKKLISLQS